A genomic segment from Rhinatrema bivittatum chromosome 19, aRhiBiv1.1, whole genome shotgun sequence encodes:
- the LOC115081065 gene encoding vomeronasal type-2 receptor 26-like — protein MFAIEEINQNQRLLPNHTLGFRFMDSCFSEVVALQDTLLLLSGRNRTLPNYKCEAQLILAGIIGELYSSVSEVMARILGVYRIPQVSISALHPMLSDKHQFPSFLRTFPAATLLPQAIAQMLHYFNWTWVGILYSNADITSLKSQKIRQQVVENGGCVAFLEKIDDRYPSVRLVKVAEVILQSSATVIVCLCYEMHLKPILELLSFRDITAKVWVFSSSFTINPHVFTRESWRLLNGSLVFIGSTNDIPHFSNFLYHVLQYLWDVRFTTESKEEVYFDENGDVPAVFDILNIQIHPDDNTQVIKVGRYDARESPGDEIILNITAIVWNQNNQTPSSDCSESCPVGYRKSTRLGQPSCCFDCIPCSAGEIANETDTTECRKCPEDQWPSENREKCIPKVIEFLSYHEPLGATLVAVAVILSLATILILFIFYLFQDTPIVRANNRGLSYLLLCSLTLCFLCSLTFVGFPMKLTCMIRQPAFGLIFTISVSCILAKTVTVIIAFKAVNPHNQLRKWVGPKIPNFIIIFCSLIQLVICTIWISSHPSFPEYNTRSESGKIIVECNDGLTILFYCMLGYMGFLAIISFIVAFLARTLPDSFNEAKFITFSMLVFVSVWLSFIPAYLSTQGKYMVAVEVFTILSSGAGLLFLIFLPKCYIILLQPEMNTKENLRGKSTTGK, from the exons ATGTTTGCCATCGAAGAAATTAACCAGAACCAACGACTGCTGCCAAACCACACCCTGGGCTTCCGATTTATGGACTCCTGTTTTTCAGAGGTAGTAGCTCTCCAGGAcactctgctgctgctctctgggagAAACAGAACACTCCCAAATTATAAGTGTGAGGCACAACTGATTTTGGCAGGAATCATCGGGGAGCTCTACTCTTCAGTGTCTGAGGTCATGGCCAGGATACTAGGAGTTTACAGGATCCCTCAG gtCAGCATCTCAGCACTTCATCCAATGCTGAGTGATAAGCATCAGTTCCCATCTTTCCTGCGCACCTTTCCTGCAGCCACCCTGCTGCCCCAGGCTATTGCTCAGATGCTCCACTACTTCAACTGGACATGGGTAGGCATATTATATTCCAATGCAGATATTACCAGTCTAAAAAGTCAGAAAATAAGGCAGCAGGTGGTGGAGAATGGTGGTTGTGTGGCTTTCCTAGAGAAGATTGATGATCGCTACCCAAGTGTCAGGCTGGTGAAAGTGGCAGAGGTGATTCTTCAATCCTCAGCAACTGTGATTGTGTGCCTCTGCTATGAAATGCACCTCAAGCCTATACTGGAACTTCTTTCTTTCCGGGATATCACTGCCAAGGTCTGGGTCTTCTCATCTTCATTTACCATCAACCCTCATGTGTTCACCAGGGAGTCATGGAGACTGCTCAATGGCAGCTTGGTGTTCATTGGATCCACCAATGACATCCCCCACTTCTCTAATTTCCTCTACCAT GTCCTCCAATATCTGTGGGATGTGCGTTTCACAACAGAATCCAAAGAGGAAGTCTACTTTGATGAGAATGGGGATGTTCCTGCTGTCTTTGACATCTTGAATATCCAGATACACCCGGATGACAACACCCAAGTAATAAAAGTGGGTAGATATGATGCCAGGGAATCCCCAGGGGATGAAATCATTCTGAATATCACTGCCATCGTATGGAATCAAAATAACCAG ACACCTTCTTCAGACTGCAGTGAGAGCTGCCCCGTTGGATACAGGAAATCTACCAGACTTGGTCAGCCCAGCTGCTGTTTTGACTGCATCCCTTGCTCTGCTGGAGAAATAGCCAATGAAACAG ATACAACCGAGTGTCGGAAGTGCCCAGAAGACCAATGGCCCAGTGAGAATAGAGAAAAGTGCATTCCAAAAGTTATCGAGTTCTTGTCCTACCATGAACCCTTGGGAGCAACCTTGGTTGCTGTTGCTGTTATCTTGTCTTTGGCCACCATCCTTATCCTCTTTATCTTCTACCTGTTCCAGGACACGCCAATTGTCAGAGCCAATAATCGGGGCCTCAGTTACCTTCTCCTTTGCAGTCTCACACTCTGCTTTCTCTGCTCCTTGACATTTGTTGGATTTCCCATGAAGCTCACTTGCATGATTCGCCAGCCAGCTTTTGGACTCATCTTCACTATTAGTGTCTCTTGCATATTGGCAAAAACAGTTACGGTAATCATTGCCTTTAAGGCTGTGAACCCTCACAATCAGCTCAGAAAATGGGTTGGGCCAAAGATTCctaactttattattattttctgctCACTGATTCAACTGGTTATCTGCACAATTTGGATTTCTAGCCACCCCTCCTTTCCTGAGTACAACACCAGATCTGAAAGTGGGAAGATAATCGTTGAATGCAATGATGGGTTGACCATACTCTTCTACTGTATGCTGGGATATATGGGCTTCCTGGCCATCATTAGCTTCATTgtggccttcctggctaggacaTTACCTGACAGCTTCAATGAGGCCAAGTTTATCACCTTCAGCATGCTGGTCTTTGTGAGCGTCTGGCTGTCTTTCATCCCTGCCTACCTCAGCACTCAAGGGAAGTACATGGTTGCAGTGGAGGTCTTCACCATCCTGTCCTCTGGTGCAGGGTTACTCTTCCTAATCTTTCTTCCAAAGTGTTACATTATTCTCCTGCAGCCAGAGATGAACACCAAGGAGAACTTAAGAGGAAAAAGTACAACAGGTAAATAA